The Paenibacillus tianjinensis genome has a window encoding:
- a CDS encoding RNA dependent RNA polymerase, with amino-acid sequence MSIHRRLNKNYRYRYLLKGKIKSAHIEDDTKKRFEEKISRTSTRIKKLKDTLYELFAKNEELRVLCSELIREKNTISVFDSVLTRTLKVKQNTLTKDILVVQTYFFDILKDLIHNGFIFDNEKYICFTASAGQIRTKKTVFIKEKTFNKYQQSLMCGLTIKKINDHKGVNINKYLAYLALCNSATEKWDEFDIDKSIVVNDMETLVNCTVDFIDDKTYEIETKNMDIPIEHTDGCGMILPRVSKNSMMVRLPWVKGLLVPFPFDKFIREENKKAKKGLYGTVKDIYGKEHDLNAEKIEVIFTKSQFKMWKYYSSWDEYKKFYKKFKCHAGKCNEEESFIKNAKLNYQMLQTLTDITDDELRTISEETRSNIINVGTDRRTMLKILGATETNINKNYVQQALEIYPELLNDTYSKEILKQTKKSMVMSAKAGKISISGKYTFICPDLYAFCEYLIKDDKDPKGLIDDGEVSCFLYNDEEKLDCLRSPHLYREHAVRRNKVNKEMKRWFVTKNLYTSCHDAISKILMFDVDGDKSLVCNDKTIVSVAERNMKGINPLFYNMAKAEAQPVNYETIYEGLKSAYTGGNIGMISNDITKIWNSNNVNLDVIKLLCMENNFTIDYAKTLYKPERPNNKKKIITEYTKSKTPHFFIYAKDKEKINVELANESVVNRLGKLIPNPRIKFSAMNIGEFDYRVLMNKEYAKRDIDNQIIEKYKELDLKKRFMDTRPVDGHYTGDSLFVYKNIREKILDVCDDVEHVVDVLVQFLYEKKKSSYKTTLWSSFGDVIVENIKNNIIKDTKETIILCESCGERIEKDNKNRKYCSECQKSIRLIQKREWDRNNKRNRHNVRHS; translated from the coding sequence ATGTCCATACATAGAAGATTAAATAAGAACTACAGATATCGATATTTATTAAAAGGTAAAATAAAATCAGCTCACATAGAAGATGACACAAAAAAAAGATTTGAAGAAAAAATCTCAAGGACTTCCACTCGAATTAAAAAACTAAAGGATACGCTGTACGAGCTATTTGCAAAGAATGAAGAACTTAGAGTTTTGTGTAGTGAGTTGATTAGAGAAAAAAATACGATTTCAGTATTCGACTCTGTATTAACAAGAACTTTAAAGGTTAAACAGAATACTTTAACCAAAGACATACTTGTTGTTCAAACTTACTTTTTTGATATTTTAAAAGATCTTATACATAATGGATTTATCTTTGATAATGAAAAATACATATGCTTTACAGCAAGCGCGGGACAAATTAGAACAAAGAAAACGGTATTCATTAAAGAAAAAACATTTAATAAATATCAACAATCGCTGATGTGCGGTCTTACCATTAAAAAGATTAATGATCATAAAGGAGTCAATATTAACAAGTATCTAGCCTATCTCGCTCTCTGCAATAGTGCAACGGAAAAATGGGATGAGTTTGATATTGACAAATCTATCGTGGTCAATGACATGGAAACACTTGTTAACTGTACTGTTGACTTCATTGATGACAAGACATATGAAATTGAAACAAAGAATATGGACATTCCCATCGAACACACAGATGGTTGCGGAATGATCCTGCCAAGAGTTAGTAAGAATAGTATGATGGTGCGTCTGCCTTGGGTAAAAGGTTTGTTAGTCCCCTTTCCTTTCGATAAATTCATTCGTGAAGAAAACAAGAAGGCAAAAAAAGGACTCTACGGCACCGTTAAAGATATTTATGGTAAAGAGCATGATCTAAACGCTGAAAAAATTGAAGTAATATTCACAAAAAGCCAGTTTAAAATGTGGAAGTACTATTCTTCCTGGGATGAGTACAAGAAATTTTATAAAAAGTTTAAATGCCATGCAGGAAAGTGCAACGAAGAAGAATCATTCATTAAGAATGCCAAGTTGAACTATCAAATGCTTCAAACCCTAACAGACATCACCGATGATGAGTTAAGAACGATAAGTGAAGAAACTAGAAGCAATATTATTAATGTTGGAACAGATCGGCGTACCATGCTTAAAATACTTGGTGCTACAGAAACAAATATAAACAAAAACTATGTCCAGCAAGCGCTTGAGATTTATCCAGAACTATTAAATGATACATATAGCAAAGAAATCCTTAAGCAGACTAAAAAGAGCATGGTAATGTCTGCGAAAGCCGGGAAAATTTCAATAAGCGGCAAATACACATTCATATGTCCAGATTTATATGCTTTTTGTGAATACTTAATTAAAGACGATAAAGACCCCAAAGGGTTGATTGATGATGGAGAAGTTTCTTGCTTCCTTTATAATGATGAGGAAAAACTTGATTGCTTGCGTAGCCCCCATCTATATCGGGAACACGCTGTGCGGAGAAATAAAGTAAACAAAGAAATGAAGCGTTGGTTTGTTACTAAGAATCTATATACAAGTTGTCATGATGCTATCAGCAAGATACTTATGTTTGATGTGGACGGTGATAAAAGTCTAGTTTGTAATGACAAAACTATTGTTAGTGTTGCAGAAAGAAATATGAAAGGAATTAATCCTTTGTTTTACAATATGGCAAAAGCCGAAGCACAACCTGTTAACTATGAGACTATATATGAGGGATTGAAATCTGCCTACACAGGCGGGAATATCGGGATGATCAGCAATGACATTACAAAAATATGGAACAGTAATAATGTTAACCTGGATGTCATTAAGTTACTATGTATGGAGAACAATTTTACTATCGACTATGCAAAAACTCTGTATAAACCCGAGAGACCAAATAATAAGAAAAAAATCATCACAGAATACACTAAATCTAAAACGCCTCATTTCTTCATTTATGCAAAAGATAAAGAAAAGATTAATGTGGAACTAGCTAATGAGAGCGTTGTTAATAGACTAGGTAAACTTATCCCTAATCCAAGAATTAAATTCTCTGCAATGAATATAGGAGAATTTGATTATAGGGTCTTGATGAATAAAGAATATGCCAAGAGAGATATAGATAATCAAATCATTGAAAAATATAAAGAATTAGACCTTAAAAAGCGATTTATGGATACCCGTCCGGTTGACGGGCACTATACAGGAGATAGTTTGTTTGTTTACAAAAATATCAGAGAAAAGATACTGGATGTCTGTGATGACGTAGAGCATGTGGTTGATGTATTAGTACAATTCTTGTATGAAAAGAAGAAAAGCAGTTATAAGACAACACTATGGTCTAGTTTCGGAGATGTTATTGTTGAAAATATTAAAAACAATATTATTAAAGATACCAAAGAAACGATAATTTTATGTGAGTCATGTGGAGAAAGAATCGAAAAAGATAATAAGAATAGAAAATATTGTTCCGAGTGTCAAAAGAGCATTAGACTTATACAAAAACGGGAATGGGATAGAAATAATAAGAGAAACAGGCATAATGTCCGACATTCCTAA
- the tnpB gene encoding IS200/IS605 family element RNA-guided endonuclease TnpB, whose translation MIHKSYKFRIYPDKEQRIFFEKNFGAVRFIYNKMLADKIEHYKMTKTMLKNTPAQYKKDNKWLKEVDSYALCNAQMNLDKAFKFFFKNIETGFPKFKNKKSNRRSYTTNNLNNLIKIENGKIRLPKLKSRVRVIDHCKINGHIKSCTIVATPSGKYFISVLTESLSANINNISTDKKIGIDLGLKDFAITSDGQIINNPKYFRSSEKKLAKLQKSFARKQIQSKNREESRVKVAKMYEKIANQQKDFLQKLSSKIINDNQVIVIEDLHVKNMMKNSLLAKVISEASWSNFRRMLEYKGKWYGREIIVAPTYYPSSQLCSICGHKNKDIKKLNVRQWTCPICNTDHNRDINAAKNLLKLANK comes from the coding sequence TTGATACATAAGAGTTATAAGTTTCGTATTTATCCCGACAAAGAACAACGTATATTTTTCGAAAAGAACTTCGGGGCGGTGCGTTTCATATACAACAAGATGTTGGCTGACAAAATAGAACACTATAAGATGACGAAAACAATGTTGAAAAACACTCCTGCACAATATAAAAAAGACAATAAATGGTTAAAAGAAGTTGATTCATATGCTTTATGTAATGCTCAAATGAATCTAGATAAAGCCTTTAAATTTTTCTTCAAAAATATTGAAACAGGATTCCCAAAATTTAAGAATAAAAAGTCTAATAGACGAAGCTATACAACAAATAATCTAAATAATCTAATAAAAATTGAAAATGGAAAGATTAGATTACCAAAATTAAAATCAAGAGTTAGAGTCATTGATCACTGTAAGATAAACGGGCATATTAAGTCTTGCACAATAGTGGCAACGCCTTCTGGAAAATACTTTATATCTGTTTTAACAGAGTCTTTAAGTGCAAACATCAACAATATTAGTACTGATAAAAAGATAGGCATAGATCTAGGATTAAAAGACTTCGCAATTACTTCCGATGGACAAATAATTAACAATCCAAAGTATTTCAGAAGTTCCGAAAAGAAACTTGCAAAATTACAAAAATCATTCGCAAGAAAGCAAATACAATCCAAGAACAGAGAAGAATCCAGAGTAAAAGTTGCAAAAATGTATGAAAAAATAGCAAATCAACAAAAGGATTTTTTACAAAAGCTATCCTCAAAGATAATTAACGATAACCAAGTTATTGTAATTGAGGATTTACATGTGAAAAATATGATGAAAAATAGTTTGTTGGCAAAAGTAATCTCTGAGGCCTCGTGGTCTAACTTTAGACGTATGCTTGAGTACAAAGGAAAATGGTATGGAAGAGAGATAATTGTTGCTCCAACATATTACCCAAGCAGTCAACTATGTTCAATCTGTGGCCATAAAAATAAAGATATAAAAAAATTAAATGTTAGGCAGTGGACATGTCCAATATGCAATACTGATCATAATCGTGACATAAATGCTGCTAAAAATTTATTAAAATTAGCCAATAAATAG
- a CDS encoding PhoH family protein, with protein MKRILVDTNLLLEGFEINNEHKYILLSHVNRELDKHKVHGDGELKFKARRAVRFIEEHQDNFEFDVKDYKVSFDEDFDNNYTDNKIIQACIDNGYSLTTNDLLLKQKARMYGIDLVESDGKVSDLSYVGYREIAPSDSELALLYENLKKNTYNLLTNQFLIIKNNHGFVLDKLRWNGEEHVKLKHSPTKKIKSMNHLQDCAIDILLNKEIPIKIIAGNYGSGKTILSVKTALYNVLDKGNYAKIMMVRNPIGSGKEIGYLSGGKNEKTEGFFKPFIQHLDGGDQEAYFLEQRGVLSREIPFYMKGLSIEDTIIICDEAEDLDVKLIRLIGTRLSSNSAVIFAGDYNQTENEYKNNNGLMRAIDKLKGNPLVGIVVLEEDVRSNASKVFACLE; from the coding sequence ATGAAACGTATTTTAGTTGACACGAATTTATTACTTGAAGGTTTCGAGATTAACAATGAACATAAATATATTTTATTGTCTCACGTAAACAGAGAATTGGATAAGCATAAAGTGCATGGCGATGGAGAATTGAAATTTAAGGCTCGACGTGCAGTTAGATTTATTGAAGAGCATCAAGATAATTTTGAATTCGATGTCAAAGATTATAAAGTTTCATTCGATGAAGATTTTGACAATAACTATACAGATAATAAGATTATCCAGGCATGTATTGATAATGGATATTCGCTCACCACTAATGATTTACTGCTTAAACAAAAAGCTAGAATGTATGGAATTGATTTGGTTGAGAGTGATGGCAAAGTGTCTGATTTGTCATATGTTGGATACAGGGAAATCGCTCCATCTGATAGCGAACTGGCTCTTTTGTACGAAAATTTAAAGAAAAATACATATAATCTTCTAACTAATCAATTCCTAATTATCAAAAACAACCATGGATTTGTCTTAGATAAGCTTCGTTGGAATGGTGAAGAACACGTTAAATTGAAGCACTCCCCCACTAAAAAGATTAAAAGCATGAACCATCTTCAGGATTGCGCTATCGATATTCTTCTTAATAAGGAAATTCCAATTAAAATTATTGCTGGCAATTATGGTTCAGGCAAAACAATCTTGAGCGTAAAAACAGCACTATATAATGTATTGGACAAAGGAAATTACGCAAAAATCATGATGGTTAGAAACCCAATTGGCTCAGGCAAGGAAATTGGCTATCTTTCTGGCGGGAAAAACGAAAAAACTGAAGGCTTCTTTAAACCGTTCATTCAACATTTGGATGGCGGAGATCAAGAAGCTTATTTCTTAGAACAACGAGGAGTACTAAGTCGTGAAATTCCTTTCTATATGAAGGGTTTGAGTATTGAAGATACTATCATCATCTGTGACGAAGCAGAAGATTTAGATGTTAAACTTATTCGTTTGATTGGTACTAGATTGAGCAGTAATTCTGCCGTCATTTTTGCCGGAGATTACAATCAGACAGAAAATGAATATAAAAATAATAATGGCCTCATGAGAGCAATTGACAAACTTAAAGGAAATCCTCTAGTTGGCATCGTTGTTCTTGAGGAAGACGTGCGTTCTAATGCCAGCAAAGTGTTTGCCTGTCTTGAATAA
- a CDS encoding tyrosine-type recombinase/integrase produces MSAISNNVVGLHTGSVWEDIRTFLGDFESQHTKNGYERNCRNFFKWFKGKDLEVLTVDDIYIRNADIKAYRIFLSEHEADYSNATINNIIASIQSLYGFFETNEYNVKAAVTKLKALPDDSERAGSFHTSEIEAIPNVLIKTVKGYEKIVFIEMAYTTSFRKSSLLALTWDDILVKEDSTCEVSTIGKGGKKHSVDIPFELYQKLIEIKELPYYKRYDDNRIFHLSTKAIQDMMQLIKEKLNIPESRNIVFHSFRNFASMFGTLEEAKKHYNHSSIVVTNKYYGRDNKNKNSTIGLRINEKIEDGVFDELSKDEIIKLVMRQNEGVIHQMKREAQKIVNDKIENKKESVE; encoded by the coding sequence ATGAGTGCTATATCAAATAATGTAGTCGGGTTGCATACAGGTAGTGTGTGGGAGGATATTAGAACATTTCTGGGGGACTTTGAAAGTCAGCATACTAAGAATGGCTACGAACGTAATTGTCGTAATTTTTTTAAATGGTTTAAAGGAAAGGATTTAGAAGTTCTTACTGTTGACGACATCTATATTAGAAATGCCGATATCAAAGCTTATCGCATCTTTCTTTCTGAACATGAAGCAGATTACTCAAACGCAACGATCAATAATATCATCGCATCTATCCAAAGTCTCTATGGGTTTTTTGAAACCAATGAATACAATGTAAAAGCAGCAGTTACAAAACTAAAGGCACTTCCTGACGACTCGGAACGCGCTGGATCTTTTCATACAAGCGAGATCGAAGCAATTCCAAATGTATTGATCAAGACAGTAAAAGGATATGAGAAGATTGTATTTATTGAGATGGCATATACCACTAGCTTTCGTAAAAGTTCATTACTCGCTTTGACATGGGACGATATTCTAGTTAAAGAAGATTCCACTTGCGAAGTCTCAACTATTGGTAAAGGAGGGAAAAAACACAGTGTAGATATTCCATTTGAACTGTATCAGAAGTTGATTGAAATTAAGGAACTCCCTTACTATAAACGATATGACGATAATAGAATATTCCACCTAAGCACCAAGGCAATTCAAGATATGATGCAACTAATCAAAGAAAAACTCAATATCCCAGAAAGTCGTAATATTGTTTTCCACAGTTTCCGCAATTTCGCTTCAATGTTTGGAACATTGGAAGAGGCAAAGAAACATTATAATCACTCATCTATTGTCGTAACTAATAAGTATTATGGCCGAGACAATAAAAATAAAAATAGTACTATTGGTCTCAGGATTAATGAGAAAATTGAGGATGGTGTTTTTGATGAGTTAAGCAAAGATGAAATAATTAAATTGGTTATGAGACAAAACGAAGGAGTGATTCATCAAATGAAGAGAGAAGCACAGAAAATTGTTAATGATAAGATTGAAAATAAAAAGGAGAGTGTTGAGTAA
- a CDS encoding terminase large subunit domain-containing protein: MAGIKNFQVSRNKNKDLNMYEKKKKVNNTAEKLSKDQKMRNGIKTWAGFYRSNIHRYIEDYFGVRLHTFQKIILFMMSKNSFFLWWASRGIGKSFIVALYCLAMGSLKPGIPIVVASGTKNQARAVITLKIDKELRLKYPNIAREIKTVKTGSDECVVIMHNGSTISAVASNDNARGYRAAILINDEFRLIKEDILTRVLRPFLNYVRTPKFLSLPEYKGRQKEFIKYEETQEIYISSAWYTSHWSYEKFRSFLEAMVKGRDYFACAFPYQLALHHGLLSERRVEQMRTEDDLDAIGWQMEMDTLPYGAAENAFFKLNDIEKCRTIVKPFYPTDNITFVENKEKTKSRNKKSGNALEKQAGEIRLVSMDVALMKGNDNDNTIFTCMRLIPDGTNYVRQVPYIESMHGMHSEDQAIRLKQLHNDFEADYVVMDTAGAGMSIYDYCSRMLYDTERDVEYLPWCAINNEEMKERTNDPNALPIIYSMKVVKSEVNHEIAVWLKTALEKRLIRLLVNDAEGKEYLIDKQDLMNKNPYEHAMLLRPYVQTTALVNELINLESEVRNGFIKVFEKGRSTKDRYSSIGYANYIARILEQENLQKKEDSVDYLDYLFL; encoded by the coding sequence ATGGCAGGTATAAAAAACTTTCAAGTTAGCAGAAATAAAAATAAAGATTTAAATATGTATGAAAAGAAGAAAAAAGTAAACAACACCGCTGAGAAGTTGTCTAAAGATCAAAAAATGAGAAATGGGATCAAGACTTGGGCTGGATTTTATAGAAGTAATATACATAGATATATTGAAGACTATTTTGGGGTCAGACTGCACACATTTCAAAAAATTATCTTATTTATGATGAGTAAGAATTCCTTCTTCCTCTGGTGGGCAAGTCGCGGTATAGGCAAGAGTTTTATCGTTGCCCTCTACTGTTTAGCAATGGGATCATTAAAACCAGGAATTCCCATTGTGGTTGCATCGGGTACAAAAAATCAGGCTAGAGCCGTAATTACACTTAAGATTGATAAAGAGCTTAGGTTAAAGTATCCGAACATAGCAAGAGAAATTAAAACAGTTAAAACTGGTTCAGATGAATGTGTTGTAATTATGCATAATGGCAGTACAATTTCTGCTGTCGCAAGTAATGACAATGCGCGTGGATATCGAGCAGCAATTCTAATAAATGATGAGTTTCGGCTTATCAAAGAAGACATTCTTACTCGCGTTCTTAGACCATTTCTGAACTATGTTAGAACTCCAAAATTCCTTAGTTTGCCTGAGTACAAAGGTAGACAAAAAGAATTCATTAAGTATGAAGAGACTCAGGAAATTTATATCTCGTCTGCGTGGTACACATCTCACTGGAGCTATGAAAAATTCAGATCCTTTCTCGAAGCAATGGTTAAAGGAAGGGATTATTTTGCATGTGCTTTCCCCTATCAATTAGCTCTTCATCATGGATTATTGTCTGAGCGCCGTGTCGAACAAATGCGAACAGAGGACGATCTTGACGCAATCGGCTGGCAAATGGAAATGGACACCCTTCCCTATGGAGCAGCCGAAAATGCCTTCTTTAAACTTAATGATATTGAAAAGTGTAGAACAATAGTTAAGCCTTTCTACCCCACAGACAATATTACATTTGTAGAGAATAAAGAAAAAACTAAGTCTAGAAATAAAAAATCTGGCAATGCTCTCGAAAAACAAGCGGGAGAAATACGTTTAGTCTCTATGGACGTTGCATTGATGAAGGGCAATGATAACGATAACACCATTTTTACTTGTATGAGGCTTATTCCAGATGGCACTAATTACGTTAGACAGGTTCCTTATATTGAAAGTATGCATGGAATGCATTCAGAAGATCAAGCTATAAGACTCAAGCAACTACACAACGACTTCGAAGCAGATTATGTGGTGATGGATACCGCTGGAGCTGGTATGTCCATTTATGATTATTGTTCAAGAATGCTTTATGACACAGAGCGAGATGTTGAATACTTGCCTTGGTGTGCCATAAACAACGAAGAAATGAAAGAAAGAACGAATGATCCTAACGCTCTTCCTATTATCTATTCAATGAAAGTTGTTAAGTCTGAAGTCAACCACGAAATTGCAGTTTGGCTTAAGACTGCATTGGAAAAGAGATTGATTAGATTGCTTGTAAATGATGCCGAAGGCAAAGAGTATTTAATCGACAAACAAGACTTAATGAATAAAAATCCATATGAACACGCTATGTTACTTCGTCCATATGTACAAACTACAGCACTGGTCAATGAGTTAATTAATCTAGAATCAGAAGTGCGAAACGGATTTATTAAAGTCTTCGAAAAGGGACGTTCTACAAAGGATAGATATAGTAGTATTGGTTATGCAAACTACATAGCAAGAATTCTAGAGCAGGAGAATTTACAAAAGAAAGAAGATAGCGTAGATTATCTCGACTACCTCTTTCTCTAA
- a CDS encoding YonK family protein, translating to MAKNKDSKTVNRTGLFEMDKMTVTAEDKNGIYIFDLKSLLQDFDGNNISITVASDFEPSHQVEE from the coding sequence ATGGCTAAAAATAAGGACAGTAAGACAGTTAATCGTACTGGTCTATTTGAAATGGACAAAATGACGGTAACGGCTGAAGATAAAAACGGGATTTACATTTTTGATCTCAAGTCTCTCCTTCAAGACTTTGATGGCAACAACATCTCTATCACTGTAGCATCTGATTTCGAGCCTAGTCATCAAGTTGAAGAATAA
- a CDS encoding ClpP family protease, producing MCDKCENKEDKYEKLPFSILDFGEYVFFKALEDRQIILNDEVGDYLLERVAFQIIKWNKEDKNIPLADRKEIEIILNSPGGDVYLGMALCSVIEKSDTPIAITVIGNAASMGALILVSGAKHGKRRAYEFSNVLFHDGSTVLFGSSNKVKDHVKFQEEKDEQVKNFILRNSKITEDKYKDMADREWWMTAKTALEFGVIDEII from the coding sequence ATGTGCGATAAATGTGAGAATAAAGAGGATAAATATGAAAAACTGCCCTTCTCTATCCTAGATTTTGGAGAATACGTATTTTTCAAAGCCCTTGAGGATCGTCAGATTATTCTTAATGATGAAGTCGGAGACTATCTTCTTGAGCGTGTTGCATTCCAAATTATCAAATGGAATAAAGAAGATAAGAATATTCCCTTGGCAGATAGAAAAGAAATTGAAATCATCTTAAACTCTCCTGGCGGAGACGTATATCTTGGAATGGCGCTATGTTCTGTTATTGAAAAATCAGACACTCCTATTGCCATTACCGTAATTGGTAATGCGGCTTCTATGGGAGCACTAATTCTTGTATCTGGCGCTAAACATGGTAAGAGACGAGCTTACGAGTTCTCGAATGTACTGTTCCACGATGGCTCCACTGTATTGTTTGGATCGAGTAATAAAGTTAAAGACCATGTTAAATTCCAAGAAGAAAAAGATGAACAGGTTAAGAACTTTATTCTTCGCAATAGTAAAATTACAGAAGATAAATATAAAGATATGGCTGACCGCGAATGGTGGATGACTGCTAAAACTGCACTTGAGTTTGGTGTTATTGACGAGATTATCTAA
- a CDS encoding HU family DNA-binding protein — MNKTDLTKVVAETTGLAKKDVEASVNAVFEAITQELANGGEVNIAGFAKFGVKPTAERKGRNPQSGEEIVIPASKKPTFKALKGLKDAIK; from the coding sequence ATGAATAAGACAGATCTGACTAAGGTAGTAGCGGAAACAACAGGATTGGCTAAGAAAGATGTTGAAGCATCGGTGAATGCCGTATTTGAAGCAATCACACAGGAATTGGCTAATGGTGGCGAGGTAAATATTGCTGGATTTGCAAAGTTCGGCGTTAAGCCAACTGCTGAACGTAAGGGTCGCAACCCTCAATCCGGTGAAGAAATTGTGATTCCTGCTAGTAAAAAACCAACCTTCAAGGCACTCAAGGGACTTAAAGACGCAATTAAATAA